The proteins below are encoded in one region of Planctopirus limnophila DSM 3776:
- a CDS encoding HU family DNA-binding protein, producing the protein MTTEDKKPLSKTDIFAAIAESTSLSKKDVQAVFTALNDLISKQVGKKGPGVFAVPGLLKIQVVRKPATKATQRANPFKPGEMMVVKAKPARNTVKIRALKSLKDMV; encoded by the coding sequence ATGACAACCGAAGACAAAAAGCCCCTGTCCAAGACCGATATTTTCGCAGCGATTGCGGAATCGACTTCGCTCTCCAAGAAGGATGTACAGGCTGTCTTCACCGCCCTGAACGATCTCATCAGCAAGCAGGTCGGCAAGAAGGGCCCTGGCGTCTTCGCAGTTCCTGGCCTGCTCAAGATTCAGGTGGTTCGTAAGCCAGCCACGAAGGCCACACAGCGTGCTAACCCCTTCAAGCCTGGCGAAATGATGGTCGTGAAGGCCAAGCCAGCCCGCAACACCGTCAAGATTCGTGCTCTCAAGAGCCTGAAGGACATGGTCTAA
- a CDS encoding FHA domain-containing protein has translation MADFLIRTGSSTGRKLSLPARELIVGRDDKADIRLNSSLVSRRHCRILPGTILRPGVETVIVEDLKSQNGTFVNEVPISTPTTLEPGDRLRIGAMIFELAGADSTGSRASTTDPVAARTGFARPPATAAPSESDITDWLSLPAGQKQGEFGASSNRYGLDLPGLDLHGQDPSGKDLSGQDTAEIGFEVLDAVRKSLEAKSSSSLRDDAEISSVTTAPASDDSPQLVPAALSGEAALPPKEWTSQAARIIQQYWKNTTPGS, from the coding sequence ATGGCCGACTTTCTGATCCGCACAGGCTCATCGACCGGCCGCAAGCTGAGTCTTCCTGCCCGGGAATTGATTGTTGGCCGTGATGATAAAGCGGATATTCGCCTTAATTCTTCGCTGGTCAGCCGCAGGCATTGCCGCATTCTCCCCGGAACCATCCTCAGGCCCGGCGTTGAAACCGTGATTGTCGAAGACCTCAAGAGTCAGAATGGCACTTTCGTCAATGAAGTTCCGATTTCTACACCGACAACATTAGAACCCGGCGACCGACTGCGGATTGGTGCCATGATCTTCGAGCTTGCTGGTGCTGACTCGACAGGTTCACGAGCTTCGACCACTGATCCTGTCGCTGCACGCACAGGGTTTGCTCGTCCTCCAGCGACTGCTGCCCCTTCGGAATCTGATATTACAGACTGGCTGTCTCTACCAGCCGGACAAAAGCAGGGCGAGTTCGGAGCCTCGTCGAATCGTTACGGTCTTGATCTTCCCGGTCTTGATCTTCACGGGCAGGATCCTTCGGGAAAAGATCTTTCGGGTCAGGATACCGCCGAGATTGGTTTTGAAGTTCTTGATGCGGTTCGAAAAAGTCTCGAAGCGAAGTCATCCTCCTCATTACGGGATGATGCAGAGATTTCTTCCGTCACCACCGCACCAGCCAGTGATGACTCGCCACAACTGGTTCCTGCTGCACTCTCAGGCGAGGCCGCTCTGCCGCCCAAAGAATGGACATCGCAGGCGGCAAGAATCATTCAGCAGTATTGGAAAAACACCACTCCTGGCTCTTGA
- a CDS encoding RsmD family RNA methyltransferase translates to MRIISGRFRRRTLQANPGNTTRPITDRAKVILFDNIERFFKGQRVLDIFCGTGSLGLEALSRGADTCVFIEQDHRAFELLKANIAHVGATEIAVPWRVSALKSSLKPRGTDWYPYGLVFFDPPYVMLKDVRPGEPLYRMFLRLARPDITTEDVLVVLRGPEGAEYTLPDCWQIERNMKVGSMELALIRKAYATPLPENQTDEDSGVENDEPQAGN, encoded by the coding sequence ATGCGAATTATCTCTGGTCGATTTCGTCGGCGAACATTGCAGGCCAATCCGGGAAACACGACGCGACCCATTACCGATCGTGCCAAGGTCATTCTTTTCGACAACATCGAGAGGTTTTTCAAGGGCCAGCGTGTCCTGGATATCTTCTGTGGCACGGGTTCTCTGGGTCTGGAAGCACTGAGCCGAGGAGCGGATACCTGTGTTTTCATCGAGCAGGATCACCGGGCATTTGAACTGCTCAAGGCCAATATTGCCCATGTCGGTGCGACAGAGATCGCTGTCCCCTGGCGTGTGAGTGCGCTCAAGTCGTCACTGAAACCGAGAGGGACGGATTGGTACCCTTACGGGTTGGTATTTTTTGACCCTCCGTACGTCATGCTCAAGGATGTTCGCCCTGGCGAACCACTCTACCGCATGTTTCTGCGACTGGCTCGACCAGATATCACCACCGAGGATGTGCTCGTGGTCTTACGCGGGCCAGAAGGTGCAGAGTACACGCTTCCCGACTGCTGGCAGATTGAACGGAATATGAAAGTGGGGAGTATGGAACTGGCACTCATCCGCAAAGCTTACGCGACGCCGCTTCCTGAGAACCAGACGGATGAAGACTCGGGAGTTGAAAATGACGAACCGCAGGCAGGAAATTGA
- a CDS encoding FmdB family zinc ribbon protein: MPLYVYEEVLPDGSGGDRFEILQSISAPVLEVHPETGVPVRRCLTSAAISRPWSAQSDSTKLSDRNLDKMGFTKYVKGKNGYEKTCGDGPDIIRK; the protein is encoded by the coding sequence ATGCCACTTTATGTGTATGAAGAAGTGCTGCCGGATGGCTCGGGTGGTGACCGCTTTGAGATTCTGCAGTCGATTTCAGCACCAGTTTTGGAAGTGCATCCCGAGACAGGTGTCCCCGTGCGCCGCTGCCTGACATCGGCTGCCATCTCGCGACCCTGGAGTGCTCAGTCCGATTCGACAAAGCTCTCCGACCGAAATCTCGACAAGATGGGTTTCACCAAGTACGTCAAAGGGAAAAACGGCTACGAAAAGACCTGTGGGGATGGCCCGGATATCATTCGCAAGTGA
- a CDS encoding ABC transporter permease subunit: MVLMAASSIELANQLGNWALFGIGTLIVIGGLLAYSYGTKGGIIARATTKEAVRQPVFWLSVTATIVFLLINTWLPFFSLGEDLKMLKECGLTTILICGLLIATWTASTSIADEIEGKTAMTLLSKPITRRQFILGKYIGILQTVLLYMIPVSIVFGLLIFYKVGYDARESSKEIPTALQRLPDVIQMFPGLVLTFLEVAILGAISVAISTRLPFVVNMAICFPIYVIGNLTPQLVQAGAIKFEFVAFMAKLISIVLPGLEWFNMSTAISTGTMVPPIYLATATLYALCYIAASILLAFILFEDRDLA, translated from the coding sequence ATGGTGTTAATGGCCGCTTCAAGCATCGAGCTGGCAAACCAGTTGGGTAACTGGGCGCTGTTTGGCATTGGAACCCTGATTGTTATCGGGGGGCTGCTGGCTTATTCGTATGGCACGAAAGGCGGGATCATTGCCCGTGCCACGACAAAGGAAGCCGTGCGGCAACCCGTCTTCTGGCTTTCGGTCACAGCGACAATTGTGTTTCTATTGATCAACACCTGGCTGCCGTTCTTTTCGCTGGGTGAAGATCTCAAGATGCTCAAGGAATGCGGGCTCACCACCATTCTGATTTGCGGCCTGCTCATTGCGACGTGGACAGCCAGCACCAGTATTGCTGACGAAATTGAAGGCAAAACCGCGATGACACTGCTTTCCAAGCCGATCACTCGCAGGCAGTTCATCCTCGGCAAATACATTGGCATTCTGCAGACCGTGCTGCTCTACATGATTCCAGTTTCGATCGTCTTCGGGCTGCTGATTTTCTACAAAGTTGGGTATGATGCCCGTGAATCGAGCAAAGAGATTCCAACAGCACTCCAGCGTCTGCCAGATGTCATTCAGATGTTCCCTGGACTGGTACTGACCTTCCTGGAAGTTGCCATTCTGGGGGCAATCAGCGTGGCGATCTCGACCCGGTTGCCCTTTGTGGTCAACATGGCGATCTGCTTCCCGATCTATGTGATCGGCAACCTGACCCCGCAGCTCGTCCAGGCCGGAGCAATCAAGTTTGAGTTTGTGGCCTTCATGGCCAAGTTGATTTCAATTGTGCTCCCAGGACTCGAATGGTTCAACATGAGCACAGCGATTTCTACGGGAACGATGGTGCCACCGATTTACCTGGCAACTGCCACGCTCTACGCCCTGTGCTACATTGCTGCCAGTATTCTGCTCGCATTCATCTTGTTTGAAGATCGCGACCTGGCCTGA
- a CDS encoding DUF2752 domain-containing protein, with the protein MESHLPVHADTSGHTPETGVEHRHTEHADQKNSQGSLSLKSNETSRHHNHQFSPVRRHRRLSDWILLILAVGALLLAPWLIASEDLALQNPQPHLQDRLLVWIPAGLSTIVPDVVNTTDGQFYWPFPHACMSRRLFDIDCPGCGLTRSTIKTLQGQWLAGFKRHHWGWLAAFVLILQIPYRILSLSGSSLVRQPWQEPWLARCISWGIPLLALVITGEWILQKTISAFHT; encoded by the coding sequence ATGGAATCTCACCTACCTGTTCATGCAGATACTTCCGGACATACTCCGGAAACTGGTGTAGAGCATCGCCATACCGAGCACGCCGATCAGAAGAATTCACAAGGCTCACTTTCTCTCAAATCGAACGAGACTTCGCGGCATCATAATCACCAGTTTTCGCCAGTGAGGCGACACCGCCGACTTTCCGACTGGATACTGCTGATCCTGGCTGTGGGGGCGCTGCTCCTCGCCCCGTGGTTGATTGCCAGCGAAGATCTCGCGCTGCAAAATCCCCAACCACACCTGCAGGATCGATTGCTTGTCTGGATTCCTGCAGGGTTGAGTACGATCGTACCCGATGTCGTCAACACGACGGACGGCCAGTTTTACTGGCCATTTCCGCACGCCTGCATGTCCCGGCGATTATTCGATATAGATTGTCCTGGTTGTGGTCTGACTCGCTCCACAATCAAAACTTTGCAAGGCCAGTGGTTGGCGGGATTTAAACGGCATCACTGGGGCTGGCTCGCGGCTTTCGTGCTGATCCTGCAGATTCCGTATCGCATCCTCTCGCTGAGCGGGAGTTCTTTGGTGAGACAGCCCTGGCAGGAGCCATGGCTCGCGCGGTGTATAAGTTGGGGAATCCCGCTCCTGGCACTGGTCATCACTGGGGAATGGATCTTGCAGAAGACGATTTCTGCATTTCACACATGA
- the larB gene encoding nickel pincer cofactor biosynthesis protein LarB, producing the protein MHNSPRNPSADSDPLEVSVHQSQSSLLPQEKSLWELLSTWRNGDLSDDDLKAQLPLLDAWRLHTGGELRLDLGRYSRCGVPEVIYGPGKRPDQIVEAFELLARSQQPALATRLTPDQAEALLMAFPAATVNSLARTVSLGSLPRHERTVCVVTAGTSDRPVAEEAAETARWLGAPVELICDVGVAGPQRLLAELPRLRQAAVVVVVAGMEAALPSAVAGWVAVPVIAVPTSVGYGANFGGLAAVLSMLNSCAANVTVVNIDAGFKGGYVAGLIARPHEPMRAGN; encoded by the coding sequence ATGCACAATTCGCCTCGGAATCCATCCGCAGATTCTGATCCATTAGAAGTATCTGTTCATCAAAGCCAGTCGTCGCTTCTTCCCCAGGAAAAAAGTCTGTGGGAGCTGTTATCCACGTGGCGAAATGGTGACTTGAGTGATGATGATCTCAAAGCGCAATTGCCACTCCTCGATGCCTGGCGATTACATACCGGCGGTGAACTGAGGCTCGATCTGGGCCGATATTCGCGCTGCGGTGTTCCCGAGGTGATCTATGGGCCAGGCAAGCGGCCTGATCAGATCGTCGAAGCTTTTGAGCTTTTGGCCAGATCCCAGCAGCCGGCATTGGCGACTCGATTGACGCCGGATCAGGCCGAAGCATTGCTGATGGCATTTCCTGCGGCGACTGTCAACAGCCTGGCCCGCACGGTTTCACTGGGAAGCCTGCCACGGCATGAGCGAACCGTCTGTGTGGTCACTGCCGGGACGAGCGACCGCCCGGTCGCGGAAGAAGCTGCTGAAACGGCTCGCTGGCTCGGGGCGCCGGTGGAGTTAATCTGCGATGTGGGAGTCGCAGGACCGCAGCGATTGCTGGCGGAATTGCCCCGCTTGCGACAGGCTGCTGTGGTGGTGGTGGTCGCTGGGATGGAGGCCGCTTTGCCTTCGGCAGTGGCTGGCTGGGTGGCAGTCCCTGTGATTGCTGTCCCGACGAGTGTCGGCTACGGAGCCAATTTTGGAGGTCTGGCAGCCGTGCTCTCGATGCTCAACAGTTGTGCTGCCAACGTCACCGTGGTCAATATCGACGCCGGGTTCAAGGGAGGGTACGTGGCCGGCTTGATTGCCCGGCCGCATGAACCCATGAGGGCAGGAAACTGA
- a CDS encoding 6-phosphofructokinase — translation MKVGILTGGGDCPGLNAVIRGAVRVIGNAGGEVIGLQRGWRGAIDGIGTPLTLENTADILWKGGTILGSSRTNPYKNPEDVKKLLASYERLGLDALIAIGGDDTLGVANKLYNDHKLNTIGCPKTIDNDLSCTDVTFGFDTSINICMESIDRLRTTAESHQRIIVVETMGRHAGWIACEAGMAGSADYILVPEMKVDIEAMCNVLKKRREAGKMWGIVVASEGAVIAPEEGYVTSNAKVDDFGHVSLGGVGELVASIIEKRTGIETRHVILGHLQRGGTPSAYDRVLGTRLGVGAGRLVIAKKFGRMVALQGTSIVDVALQDAVGKLKTLDPSFYQDAAEFFTV, via the coding sequence ATGAAAGTTGGAATTCTCACTGGCGGTGGAGATTGCCCCGGCTTGAATGCCGTCATTCGTGGTGCAGTCCGGGTGATTGGCAATGCAGGTGGCGAAGTCATTGGCCTGCAGCGCGGCTGGCGCGGTGCTATCGACGGGATTGGCACGCCACTGACGCTGGAGAATACCGCGGACATTCTCTGGAAGGGTGGCACCATTCTGGGTTCTTCCCGTACCAACCCTTACAAGAACCCAGAAGATGTCAAAAAGCTGCTGGCCAGTTACGAGCGGTTGGGCCTCGATGCTCTGATTGCCATTGGTGGTGACGACACGTTGGGCGTGGCCAATAAACTCTATAACGACCACAAGCTCAATACGATTGGCTGCCCCAAGACGATCGACAACGATCTCTCCTGCACCGATGTGACCTTCGGTTTTGACACTTCGATTAACATCTGTATGGAGTCGATTGATCGTTTGCGGACGACGGCCGAATCGCACCAGCGGATCATCGTCGTGGAAACGATGGGACGCCACGCGGGCTGGATTGCCTGCGAAGCCGGGATGGCTGGCTCTGCAGACTACATTCTTGTTCCGGAAATGAAGGTCGATATCGAGGCCATGTGCAACGTCCTCAAGAAACGTCGCGAAGCCGGCAAAATGTGGGGCATCGTGGTCGCCAGTGAAGGAGCTGTGATTGCACCAGAAGAAGGCTATGTCACATCGAATGCCAAGGTCGACGACTTCGGGCATGTCAGCCTGGGTGGTGTCGGCGAACTGGTGGCCTCGATCATTGAAAAGCGGACAGGAATCGAAACCCGCCATGTGATTCTCGGACACCTCCAGCGTGGTGGCACACCATCAGCTTATGATCGTGTTCTCGGAACACGTCTGGGTGTGGGAGCCGGGCGACTGGTCATCGCGAAGAAGTTTGGCCGGATGGTGGCTCTGCAGGGAACATCGATTGTGGACGTCGCACTGCAGGATGCCGTCGGCAAGCTGAAGACACTCGACCCGTCATTTTATCAGGATGCTGCCGAGTTCTTCACAGTCTAG
- the accC gene encoding acetyl-CoA carboxylase biotin carboxylase subunit, with product MFQRILVANRGEIALRIIRACREMGIQTVAVFSEADRHADYIRLADEAYCIGPAQSANSYLLINRIISAAEVGNVQAIHPGYGFLSENEHFAEVCRSCNIEFIGPPHEAMAKLGDKVTAKEIAKSAKVNLVPGSDGLITDEETAIGIANKIGYPVLIKATAGGGGKGMRVARNDITLKAGLKQAALEAEKAFNNAGVYLEKYIENPRHVEVQILADQHGEVLHLWERDCSTQRRHQKMIEESPAPNLPNNVREELCKAAVRLVKTAGYTNAGTCEFIVDKDNNFYFIEVNARIQVEHPVTEQVTGIDLIRQQIRVAANEPLGIKQKQVPCNGHAIEVRINAEDPDNDFRGSPGKITKLRIPGGLGVRWDSHVHEGYVIPPYYDSMIGKLIVHKPTRLEAIACMKRCLDELVLEGVKTTIPLLKRIFNHSAFVEGKMYTTFVEQELVGR from the coding sequence ATGTTTCAACGGATTTTAGTAGCCAACCGTGGCGAGATTGCTCTTCGAATCATTCGTGCCTGCCGCGAAATGGGGATTCAGACAGTCGCTGTTTTCAGTGAGGCTGATCGTCACGCGGATTACATTCGCCTGGCAGACGAAGCGTATTGCATCGGGCCGGCACAATCGGCGAACAGCTATCTGCTGATCAATCGCATCATCAGTGCGGCAGAAGTGGGCAATGTCCAGGCGATTCATCCCGGGTATGGTTTTCTTTCCGAGAACGAACACTTTGCCGAAGTCTGCCGCAGTTGCAACATTGAGTTTATCGGCCCTCCGCATGAGGCCATGGCGAAGCTGGGTGATAAAGTCACTGCCAAAGAAATCGCCAAATCGGCTAAGGTGAATCTCGTTCCAGGCAGTGATGGACTGATTACCGACGAAGAAACCGCCATTGGTATTGCCAACAAGATTGGCTATCCGGTTCTGATCAAAGCGACCGCCGGTGGTGGTGGCAAAGGGATGCGTGTCGCACGTAACGACATCACTTTGAAGGCAGGCCTTAAGCAGGCAGCTCTCGAAGCGGAAAAGGCCTTCAACAACGCAGGCGTCTACCTCGAAAAGTACATCGAGAATCCGCGCCACGTGGAAGTGCAGATTCTGGCGGATCAGCATGGCGAAGTGCTGCATTTGTGGGAACGCGATTGTTCGACACAGCGCCGCCATCAGAAGATGATTGAAGAATCACCTGCACCCAACTTGCCCAACAACGTTCGAGAAGAACTTTGCAAAGCAGCGGTTCGTCTCGTGAAAACGGCAGGTTACACCAATGCCGGTACTTGTGAGTTTATTGTCGATAAAGATAACAACTTCTACTTTATTGAAGTGAATGCCCGTATTCAGGTCGAGCACCCAGTCACTGAGCAGGTTACGGGAATCGACCTCATTCGGCAGCAGATCCGGGTGGCTGCCAATGAACCACTGGGGATCAAGCAGAAGCAGGTTCCCTGCAATGGTCACGCAATTGAAGTGCGTATCAATGCTGAAGATCCGGATAATGATTTCCGCGGATCACCGGGGAAAATCACGAAGCTCCGTATTCCCGGTGGATTGGGCGTGCGCTGGGATTCCCATGTCCATGAAGGCTATGTCATCCCTCCGTACTACGATTCGATGATCGGCAAGCTGATTGTGCACAAGCCTACCAGGCTCGAAGCCATTGCCTGCATGAAGCGCTGCCTCGATGAACTGGTGCTCGAAGGTGTCAAAACCACAATTCCGCTGCTGAAGCGTATCTTCAATCACTCGGCATTTGTCGAAGGCAAGATGTACACCACGTTCGTCGAGCAGGAACTGGTTGGCAGATAA
- the accB gene encoding acetyl-CoA carboxylase biotin carboxyl carrier protein: MSEASPASGEPFDLQKLQQLFELMEKHDLSEVNLKNGPEHIRLRRGSSTVTVAAPAPTYLPAPAAPVASAPAAAAPAVATSAAPAAEAGLIDIKSPTVGTFYTSPTPEDPAFVNVGSTVGPQTVVCIIEAMKVFNQIPAEVSGTIAAVLVKNGDPVEYGQPLFRVRP; encoded by the coding sequence ATGTCCGAAGCATCACCAGCGAGCGGCGAGCCGTTCGATCTGCAGAAGCTCCAGCAGTTATTTGAACTCATGGAGAAGCATGATCTGAGTGAAGTCAATTTGAAGAACGGGCCAGAGCATATTCGTCTGCGCCGCGGCTCAAGCACGGTGACCGTGGCGGCTCCAGCCCCCACCTATCTCCCTGCTCCAGCAGCGCCTGTGGCCTCGGCTCCGGCAGCCGCTGCACCTGCTGTTGCCACTTCAGCAGCACCTGCTGCGGAAGCCGGTCTGATTGATATCAAGAGCCCGACAGTGGGGACCTTCTATACGTCACCAACACCAGAAGACCCAGCCTTCGTGAATGTGGGTTCGACAGTGGGCCCGCAAACTGTGGTGTGCATTATTGAGGCGATGAAGGTCTTCAACCAGATTCCAGCGGAAGTCAGCGGCACAATTGCGGCAGTGCTTGTGAAGAATGGCGATCCCGTGGAATACGGTCAGCCACTGTTCCGTGTTCGACCATAG
- a CDS encoding M24 family metallopeptidase, with protein sequence MATERQKQERSVIDQGATEKVMAGKPPEKSATDRPALRRSKLLSLIKKAGLRGLLVTNPKNVTYLTGFSGDDSYLVVTPEKTVLLTDSRFTTQIEQECPGLPYETRTARKPMAELVGAFFKSSGSLSLGFESQHVSFALHQDWANRLKSITLVPTTDLVEQLRCIKDPSEIAETREAVQMAQRGFEVVKSLFVPEMTEAAIAADLEHAMRRFGAAKVAFDPIIAVGPRAALPHARAGNSQLSEAGFVLLDWGASTPKGYKSDITRVVATGKVPAQIEKAYRVVLAAQLAAIALIRPGASCQEIDTAARKVIEDAGYGKYFGHGLGHGIGLDVHENPRFSPISTDELKVGQIVTVEPGIYFPELGGIRIEDDVLVTKDGHEVLTSLPKSFEEFQARR encoded by the coding sequence ATGGCAACAGAACGGCAGAAGCAGGAGCGTTCCGTGATTGATCAAGGAGCTACCGAGAAAGTCATGGCAGGGAAACCCCCGGAGAAATCGGCGACTGATCGTCCTGCACTGCGTCGCAGCAAACTGCTGTCACTCATCAAGAAAGCCGGTCTGCGCGGACTGCTGGTCACCAACCCTAAAAACGTGACCTACTTAACGGGCTTTTCCGGTGATGACAGCTACCTGGTCGTGACCCCTGAAAAGACGGTTCTGCTGACAGATAGTCGCTTTACGACACAAATTGAACAGGAATGCCCGGGTTTACCCTACGAAACAAGAACTGCCCGTAAGCCAATGGCAGAACTGGTGGGGGCGTTTTTCAAATCGAGCGGAAGTTTGTCGCTCGGGTTTGAATCTCAGCATGTCTCGTTCGCACTCCACCAGGATTGGGCCAATCGCCTGAAATCAATCACGCTGGTGCCCACCACAGATCTGGTTGAACAACTGCGCTGCATCAAAGATCCCTCCGAGATCGCTGAGACCCGCGAAGCTGTGCAGATGGCTCAGCGCGGGTTTGAAGTTGTGAAGTCACTCTTTGTTCCCGAGATGACCGAAGCGGCGATTGCAGCCGATCTGGAACATGCGATGCGGCGATTTGGTGCTGCCAAGGTCGCATTTGATCCCATTATTGCCGTGGGGCCTCGAGCTGCCCTACCCCACGCACGGGCAGGTAACAGCCAACTTTCCGAAGCGGGCTTCGTATTGCTCGACTGGGGTGCCAGCACTCCCAAAGGATACAAAAGTGATATCACTCGCGTGGTCGCCACTGGTAAAGTTCCAGCACAGATTGAAAAGGCTTATCGAGTGGTGCTAGCCGCGCAACTGGCAGCGATTGCACTCATCCGGCCCGGTGCCAGTTGTCAGGAAATCGATACGGCCGCCCGCAAAGTCATCGAAGACGCCGGTTATGGAAAATACTTTGGTCATGGTCTGGGCCACGGAATCGGCCTGGATGTGCATGAGAATCCTCGCTTCAGCCCGATCTCAACCGACGAGCTGAAAGTCGGCCAGATTGTGACTGTGGAGCCAGGCATCTACTTCCCGGAACTGGGCGGAATCCGGATTGAGGACGACGTACTGGTCACAAAAGATGGCCACGAAGTTTTAACGAGCCTGCCGAAATCCTTTGAAGAGTTTCAGGCAAGGCGATAA